A part of Roseitalea porphyridii genomic DNA contains:
- a CDS encoding twin-arginine translocase TatA/TatE family subunit has protein sequence MGTFGIWQWIIVLVIVLLLFGRGKIPELMGDAAKGIRNFRKGLKDDNEDGQDDSDDSVRTVEHKADESVKPVNDAVKKG, from the coding sequence GCATCTGGCAGTGGATCATCGTGCTCGTGATCGTGCTTCTGCTGTTCGGCCGCGGCAAGATTCCGGAATTGATGGGCGATGCCGCCAAGGGAATCCGCAATTTCCGCAAGGGCTTGAAGGACGACAACGAGGACGGCCAGGACGACAGCGACGACTCGGTGCGGACCGTCGAGCACAAGGCCGACGAGAGCGTCAAACCCGTCAACGACGCCGTCAAGAAGGGCTGA